In a genomic window of Methanosarcina horonobensis HB-1 = JCM 15518:
- a CDS encoding tetratricopeptide repeat protein, whose translation MSSVKKICLIVCSFSLLAFALSFTSGFLPAAGAAETQSNVAGEGVSAVPTLERVLVQRPASVEGLLDKGNDLYSLKEYELSIGCFEDALKTEPNSSMAWYGKGCALASTDRYEEAIDCYDRAIETFPVSSGVWYEKGNECLQTQNYIEAINCYEKSLATDNYLSRVWYQKALASEKLNLDQEALTSYENSIELGSNSSEALKMQGKAYSGLKNYDEAMNCFDRALNITPEDFELWTQKGILYDLSGDYETAIKCYDQAISLNPDLVEAWYNKGVDLERQELYQNALTCYEFVLLSEPENFNALQKKGFCLEKLGRNEEALQCYDEILIYSPDNAEAWYSKGSVLNAMGQYDAAIVCYDKALNPGAGIEVEEAGAGLLEQLNAYDSSLESYSGAPEFKSPAVKIWYDKGLAFDNLENYESALECYDKVLETESGHAIVWYQKGQDLDRLNRSVEAVGCYDKALKLDSGYAKVWYRKGYDSSKLEQYKDAVKSYNKAVELDENYTLAWYGKAFALVKTGEYEDALVCYDRVLAVAPDSAEIWYNKGLLLDQLGRYQEASDCYSQALQINSGYSIARFRLNKDMEILSGNSTSVFVKSGNLDISPQKAISGGFWSYLLSYNYVNPGDSSDLSGNLSDLGPEFGYDAAWYGKASIYGKLEMYEDALYSYEMALAINPLFTEAWYEKGSALDKLGRSEEALECYKKALDIDPQSSNAWYGMASTSSSLGRAEEAIAYYDQLLAFNSSDPEALQGKSLALVSLGKYDEAVACFNSLLELEPENIEALEGRAFALARSGRQEAALEDYDVIMKLDPTNSKVLAEKASVLEELSRFEEAASTYGEILKITPENREIMYRQGKALEAMGDFEAAITCYDQILKLDPTNIDAINNKGFALAKMERYQEALASYDKALEYAPNNPATWYFKGCANFAISSNKASLDCFNKTVQLKPDCITAWYNKGYLHNIMGEVNESITSYDSALAINPDAPSALYNKRFAHYRIKEYEKASVCKARLDVLDPGFEAALDNKGTRIFIPETYRNNLDYPLPVRWYGGEENITLNTGINTTQGASTNTTQTSQQLNNTLSEPEEEYKEADENNSGSNEDTGYWYIPEPDEV comes from the coding sequence ATGAGCTCAGTTAAAAAAATTTGTTTAATCGTTTGTTCTTTCAGCCTTCTGGCTTTTGCTTTATCTTTTACCTCAGGTTTTTTACCTGCAGCAGGAGCAGCTGAAACTCAGAGTAATGTCGCAGGAGAGGGGGTGTCTGCTGTTCCTACCCTTGAAAGGGTACTTGTGCAACGCCCTGCTTCTGTAGAAGGCCTGTTGGATAAAGGTAATGATCTTTATTCTCTCAAAGAGTATGAGCTTTCTATAGGATGCTTTGAAGACGCACTTAAAACGGAACCTAATTCATCTATGGCGTGGTATGGAAAAGGATGTGCTCTAGCCTCTACGGATAGATATGAAGAAGCAATTGACTGTTACGACAGAGCTATTGAAACCTTCCCGGTTTCTTCCGGCGTCTGGTATGAAAAAGGCAATGAATGCTTACAGACGCAAAATTATATAGAGGCAATCAACTGCTACGAGAAAAGTCTCGCTACGGATAACTATCTTTCGAGAGTATGGTACCAGAAAGCCCTTGCTTCCGAGAAACTCAATCTTGACCAGGAAGCTTTAACCTCTTACGAGAATTCAATTGAACTTGGCTCCAACTCTTCTGAAGCTCTGAAAATGCAGGGAAAGGCTTATTCAGGGCTTAAAAACTACGATGAAGCGATGAACTGTTTTGATAGAGCTCTTAACATTACTCCTGAAGATTTCGAACTCTGGACACAGAAAGGAATATTATATGACTTGTCCGGAGATTATGAGACTGCAATAAAGTGTTATGATCAGGCCATCTCGCTTAACCCTGATCTTGTTGAGGCCTGGTACAATAAAGGAGTGGATCTTGAAAGACAGGAATTATATCAGAATGCTCTGACCTGTTATGAATTTGTCCTCCTTTCAGAACCTGAGAATTTTAACGCTTTGCAGAAGAAAGGCTTCTGTCTCGAGAAACTTGGTAGAAATGAAGAGGCCCTGCAGTGCTATGACGAGATACTTATTTACAGTCCTGATAATGCTGAAGCATGGTACAGCAAAGGTTCCGTGCTTAATGCTATGGGACAATATGACGCTGCAATAGTCTGTTATGACAAAGCCCTTAATCCTGGTGCGGGAATTGAGGTCGAAGAGGCTGGAGCCGGACTACTCGAACAGCTTAATGCTTACGATTCTTCTCTTGAAAGTTATTCTGGAGCTCCCGAGTTTAAGTCTCCTGCAGTCAAAATCTGGTATGATAAAGGACTGGCTTTTGATAATCTTGAGAATTATGAATCAGCCCTTGAATGCTATGATAAAGTTCTTGAGACCGAGTCAGGACACGCAATCGTCTGGTATCAGAAAGGACAGGATCTTGATAGACTTAACAGATCTGTGGAAGCTGTTGGCTGTTATGATAAAGCCCTTAAACTTGATTCCGGATATGCTAAAGTCTGGTATAGAAAAGGCTATGATTCCTCAAAACTCGAGCAGTACAAAGATGCTGTAAAAAGTTATAATAAAGCTGTAGAACTTGATGAGAATTACACACTTGCATGGTATGGCAAGGCTTTTGCCCTGGTAAAAACAGGAGAATACGAAGATGCCCTAGTTTGCTATGACAGAGTTCTTGCTGTTGCCCCGGATAGTGCCGAAATCTGGTACAATAAGGGTCTTCTCCTTGATCAGCTCGGAAGGTATCAGGAAGCTTCTGACTGTTATAGTCAGGCTCTCCAGATAAATTCAGGATATTCTATTGCTCGTTTCAGACTGAACAAGGATATGGAAATATTGTCCGGGAACTCGACCTCCGTATTTGTTAAAAGTGGAAATCTGGATATTAGTCCACAAAAGGCAATTTCAGGAGGTTTCTGGTCTTACCTTTTGAGCTATAACTATGTAAATCCTGGAGACAGCTCGGACCTTTCAGGGAACCTTAGTGATCTAGGTCCGGAGTTCGGTTACGATGCGGCATGGTACGGCAAAGCTTCAATATACGGCAAACTTGAGATGTATGAAGACGCACTTTACTCTTACGAAATGGCTCTTGCAATTAATCCCTTATTCACCGAGGCATGGTATGAGAAAGGTTCTGCCCTTGACAAACTCGGTAGAAGCGAGGAAGCTCTGGAGTGCTATAAGAAAGCCCTGGATATTGATCCTCAGTCGAGTAACGCCTGGTATGGGATGGCTTCTACCTCGAGCAGTCTTGGAAGGGCTGAAGAAGCAATTGCTTACTATGATCAGTTACTTGCTTTTAACTCCAGTGATCCTGAAGCCCTTCAGGGGAAATCTCTTGCCCTTGTAAGCCTTGGCAAGTATGATGAAGCAGTTGCCTGTTTCAATTCTCTTCTTGAACTCGAACCTGAAAATATAGAGGCACTGGAAGGCCGAGCTTTTGCTTTAGCCAGATCCGGAAGGCAGGAAGCGGCACTTGAAGACTATGATGTAATTATGAAGCTTGACCCTACCAACTCAAAGGTACTGGCTGAGAAAGCTTCCGTGCTTGAAGAACTCAGCAGGTTTGAGGAGGCTGCTTCAACCTATGGAGAGATTCTCAAGATCACGCCTGAGAACAGAGAGATAATGTACCGGCAGGGCAAAGCTCTGGAAGCTATGGGAGATTTCGAAGCAGCAATCACCTGTTATGATCAGATTCTTAAACTGGACCCGACAAATATTGATGCAATTAATAACAAGGGTTTTGCTCTCGCAAAAATGGAGAGATATCAGGAAGCACTCGCCAGCTATGACAAAGCCCTTGAGTATGCCCCAAACAATCCTGCAACCTGGTACTTCAAAGGATGCGCCAATTTCGCAATAAGCAGTAATAAGGCCTCCCTTGATTGCTTTAATAAAACGGTTCAGTTAAAACCAGATTGCATAACGGCATGGTATAATAAGGGATATCTACACAACATAATGGGAGAAGTTAATGAGTCAATAACCTCTTATGATAGCGCTCTTGCAATCAATCCCGATGCACCCTCTGCTCTTTATAACAAGCGTTTTGCCCACTACCGCATAAAGGAGTATGAGAAAGCTTCGGTATGTAAGGCAAGGCTTGATGTCCTTGATCCTGGTTTTGAAGCAGCTCTGGATAATAAGGGAACGCGTATCTTTATTCCCGAAACGTACAGAAACAACCTTGATTATCCGTTGCCTGTGAGATGGTATGGTGGAGAGGAAAATATCACTCTGAACACAGGCATAAACACTACTCAAGGCGCCAGTACAAACACGACTCAAACTTCTCAGCAGTTGAACAACACTCTCTCTGAACCTGAAGAGGAATATAAAGAAGCTGATGAAAATAATTCCGGGTCTAATGAAGATACGGGGTACTGGTATATTCCAGAGCCAGATGAGGTTTAA